In Trichoderma atroviride chromosome 2, complete sequence, one DNA window encodes the following:
- a CDS encoding uncharacterized protein (EggNog:ENOG41), with product MERHKQAVTKIAAAVRGYFERGESYRIFHGSTNSTRPRPGPGHRAVDISALGNVLAVDRGARTALVEPNVPMDRLVEATLRHGLVPPVVMEFPGITAGGGYAGTAGESSSFRHGFFDETINYVEMVLGNGEVVQASPRERSDLFRGAAGAVGTLGVTTLMELNLIEARKFVRTTYHRTHSVAEAAARVRAETQDPKNDYVDGILFSKDHGVVITGRLTDDKPDDRKVQTFSHAQDPWYYLHVEDKTRHTSADTPLDAVTDYIPLAEYLFRYDRAGFWVGAQGFTYFKYVPFTGFWRWFLDDFMHTRMLYRALHASGESARFVVQDLAIPYDKAAEFVDYTTDEFGIWPLWLCPLKETPNPTFHPTCETETSENGNTVVPKPMLNIGVWGWGPENHDDFITKNRALEDKLVQLGGRKWLYAHTYYSEDEFWQVYDKPWYQALREKYSATTLPSVYDKVKIDIEASRRERQLWKKSLKSKWPVGGLYGIWRSILTRDYNLHRHAEWKYKGDE from the coding sequence ATGGAGCGCCACAAGCAGGCCGTGACCAAgattgccgccgccgtccgGGGCTACTTTGAGCGCGGCGAGTCGTACCGCATCTTCCACGGCTCGACAAACAGCACTCGCCCTCGTCCCGGTCCCGGCCACCGCGCCGTCGACATCAGCGCCCTCGGCAACGTCCTGGCCGTCGACCGCGGCGCAAGGACGGCCCTCGTCGAGCCCAACGTGCCCATGGACCGCCTGGTCGAGGCGACGCTGCGCCACGGCCTGGTGCCGCCCGTCGTCATGGAGTTTCCCGGCATCAcggccggcggcggctacGCGGGCACCGCCGGCGAGAGCAGCTCGTTCCGCCACGGCTTCTTCGACGAGACGATCAACTACGTCGAGATGGTGCTGGGCAACGGCGAGGTCGTGCAGGCGTCGCCCCGCGAGCGCTCGGATCTGTTCCGCGGCGCGGCGGGCGCTGTGGGCACGCTGGGCGTCACGACGCTCATGGAGCTCAACCTCATTGAGGCGCGCAAGTTTGTCCGGACGACGTACCACCGCACACACAGCGTGGCCGAGGCCGCTGCCCGCGTCCGCGCCGAGACGCAGGACCCCAAGAACGACTACGTCGACggcatcctcttctccaaggACCACGGCGTCGTCATCACCGGCCGCCTGACGGACGACAAGCCCGACGACCGCAAGGTCCAGACCTTTAGCCACGCCCAAGACCCGTGGTACTATCTCCATGTCGAGGACAAGACGCGACACACCTCGGCCGACACGCCGCTCGACGCCGTCACCGACTACATCCCGCTGGCCGAGTACCTCTTCCGCTACGACCGCGCGGGCTTCTGGGTCGGCGCGCAGGGCTTCACCTACTTCAAGTACGTGCCCTTCACCGGCTTCTGGCGCTGGTTCCTCGACGACTTTATGCACACGCGCATGCTCTACCGCGCGCTGCACGCCAGCGGCGAGTCGGCGCGCTTCGTCGTCCAGGACCTGGCCATTCCCTACGACAAGGCCGCCGAGTTCGTCGACTACACCACCGACGAGTTCGGCATCTGGCCGCTCTGGCTGTGCCCCCTCAAGGAGACGCCCAACCCGACCTTTCACCCGACGTGCGAGACGGAGACGTCAGAAAACGGCAACACAGTCGTCCCCAAGCCCATGCTCAACATTGGCGTCTGGGGCTGGGGCCCCGAGAACCACGACGACTTCATCACAAAGAACCGCGCGCTCGAGGACAAGCTTGTCCAGCTTGGCGGCCGCAAGTGGCTCTACGCCCACACGTACTACTCCGAGGACGAGTTCTGGCAGGTCTACGACAAGCCGTGGTACCAGGCCCTGCGGGAGAAATACAGCGCCACGACGCTGCCCTCGGTCTACGACAAGGTCAAGATTGACATTGAGGCGAGCAGGAGGGAGCGGCAGCTGTGGAAGAAGTCGCTCAAGAGCAAGTGGCCTGTGGGCGGATTGTATGGTATCTGGAGGAGTATTCTGACGAGGGACTACAACCTGCATAGACATGCGGAGTGGAAATACAAGGGAGATGAATGA
- a CDS encoding uncharacterized protein (EggNog:ENOG41~CAZy:GH18): MRTSTVAAAAVAATGAMAKPRYLTYFDSWDTTNLPDHSVTEGVTHVSTAFAGSTVFNSGTWYQPFMPLDQIRALFDDGVKVCMSIGGWGDTIGFSEGAKSNETRQTYAQNVATAIKTLGYDCVDIDWEFPGGNGQDYRQTPNSDKVWEIDAFPLFLQAIKDAVGKDIELSIAAPGRVEDMIAYTAENVAKINDIVDYVNVMTYDLMMRRMNATTHHSGVSNSGDSISTYIKRGLSPSKINLGFAFYAKWFETAPTFNCTTPVGCPVAKLEADDGSDTGKSGAVTFEAANMNGDFQRAMQNGIADEELGGQWYWDAEKETFWTWDTAHFVAQKFTKIVAPKKLGGVMNWALAQDSLDWSHFKAMQAGVKAMQ; the protein is encoded by the exons ATGCGCACTTCCACCGTCGCAGCAGCGGCCGTTGCCGCCACCggagcaatggcaaagccTCGCTACCTCACGTACTTTGATTC ATGGGACACGACAAATCTGCCCGATCATTCGGTTACTGAGGGTGTCACGCACGTGAGCACTGCCTTTGCCGGCTCAACAGTCTTCAACTCCGGCACCTGGTATCAGCCCTTTATGCCGTTGGACCAGATTCGAGCTCTTTTCGACGATGGAGTCAAAGTCTGCATGTCAATCGGCGGCTGGGGCGATACAATCGGTTTCAGTGAAGGCGCAAAAAGCAATGAAACGCGGCAAACCTATGCTCAGAATGTCGCTACAGCAATCAAGACACTGGGCTATGACTGTGTTG ATATCGACTGGGAGTTTCCtggcggcaatggccaggACTACAGACAGACTCCCAACTCGGACAAGGTTTGGGAGATTGACgctttccctcttttcctgCAGGCCATCAAGGATGCTGTTGGAAAAGATATTGAGCTCTCCATTGCTGCTCCAGGACGAGTCGAGGACATGATTGCTTACACGGCTGAAAATgtggccaagatcaacgacATTGTCGACTACGTCAAC GTCATGACTTACGACCTCATGATGCGCCGGATGAACGCAACTACTCACCACAGCGGCGTCTCCAACTCGGGCGATTCCATCAGCACCTACATCAAGCGCGGTCTCTCCCCCAGCAAGATCAACCTCGGCTTTGCCTTTTACGCCAAATGGTTTGAAACTGCCCCGACATTCAACTGCACAACCCCCGTTGGCTGCCCGGTGGCAAAGCTCGAAGCCGACGACGGAAGTGACACTGGCAAGTCTGGTGCCGTCACTTTCGAGGCCGCAAACATGAATGGCGATTTCCAGCGCGCAATGCAAAACGGCATCGCGGACGAGGAGCTAGGAGGACAATGGTACTGGGATGCCGAAAAAGAAACCTTTTGGACATGGGACACGGCGCATTTCGTGGCCCAAAAATTCACAAAGATTGTTGCACCCAAGAAGCTTGGTGGCGTCATGAACTGGGCTTTAGCACAAGACAGTCTTGATTGGAGTCATTTCAAGGCTATGCAGGCTGGTGTGAAGGCGATGCAGTAG
- a CDS encoding uncharacterized protein (TransMembrane:2 (i21-42o48-74i)): MDPFINMSSLPGGGVVPNPQFALLNYFFPGFSMFSSALHTYLGIDLNFYIPLIVAIFGLNFAWGYISTSLWAWIDEYLMSSFRVRTDDEIYNMLMLWISRQKFSQNSRRFLVNTDLYSRSSYVWGGNSDDDSDDEGDEDVPVVDFMGPKQNLHYTPSFGSHLFWYKSRPFFFERHQNQQQINFQSASEREELSISCFGRNPRLLKELLAEARQMYLKKDERKTLIYRSSSGSAYGGEPYWQRSLSRPNRPFSTVILDEKLKQDLIADTADYLNPATRRWYANRGIPYRRGYLLYGPPGTGKSSLSLALAGYFRMKIYIVSLSSINATEEGLTSLFGSLPTRCLVLLEDIDTAGLTHTREEPDATPTPALGMDPSAPPPPPSSANSSSGSTGRLSLSGLLNILDGVASQEGRLLIMTTNHIEKLDKALIRPGRVDMIVPFSLADKTMSESIFRAIYAPFESEFASTELAIKAKGGSSTPKRAEPSEEAKERWARHHAEISERIEDLSTHFSAKIPEHEFSPAEIQGLLLRHKRSPEEAIEAADAWVIQTRKDKKEKEIQEAEKRRKEREEEEKNKLKAEEEKKKSEEAEKKTEEASDKKESTEAKSADNTPKQSPSAGEEAGKDEVKPEAVETAEAAGTAKEDKKNTTSDSEYERV, encoded by the coding sequence atggatCCCTTCATCAACATGTCGTCCCTcccaggcggcggcgtcgtgCCCAATCCGCAGTTCGCCCTCCTCAACTACTTCTTCCCCGGCTTCTCCATGTTCTCATCCGCCTTGCACACCTACCTCGGCATCGACCTCAACTTCTACATCCCTCTCATagtcgccatctttggcctcAACTTTGCATGGGGCTACATCAGCACTTCGCTGTGGGCGTGGATCGACGAGTATCTCATGTCGTCCTTCAGGGTCCGCACCGACGACGAGATCTACAACATGCTCATGCTTTGGATCTCGCGCCAAAAGTTTTCGCAAAACTCGCGCCGCTTCCTCGTTAATACCGACCTGTACTCTCGCAGCAGCTACGTCTGGGGAGGAAACTCGGATGACGACAGCGACGATgagggcgatgaggacgTGCCTGTTGTCGATTTCATGGGGCCAAAGCAGAATCTTCATTATACCCCGTCCTTTGGCTCTCATCTGTTCTGGTACAAGAGCcgccccttcttctttgagcGCCACCAGAACCAGCAGCAGATCAACTTCCAGAGCGCCAGCGAGCGAGAGGAGCTGTCCATCTCATGCTTTGGCCGTAACCCTCGCCTTTTAAAGGAGCTCCTTGCCGAGGCTCGCCAGATGTACCTCAAGAAGGACGAACGCAAGACTCTCATCTACAGAAGCTCCAGCGGCTCTGCCTATGGTGGAGAGCCATACTGGCAGCGCAGCTTGTCTCGTCCCAACCGCCCCTTCTCGACCGTCATCCTGgatgagaagctgaagcaggaTCTGATTGCCGACACCGCTGACTACCTCAACCCTGCTACTCGTCGGTGGTATGCCAACCGTGGTATTCCCTATCGACGCGGCTACCTCCTATATGGTCCTCCAGGTACCGGAAAGAGCTCGCTCAGCTTGGCCCTGGCAGGATACTTCCGCATGAAGATTTACATCGTCAGCCTCAGCTCCATCAATGCCACCGAAGAGGGCCTCACTTCTCTCTTCGGCAGCCTTCCCACTCGTTGTCTCGTCCTTCTCGAAGACATCGACACTGCTGGCTTGACTCATACGCGAGAAGAACCAGACGCTACGCCCACCCCCGCTCTAGGCATGGATCCTTCAGcaccccctcctcctccatcttctgcaaATTCAAGCAGTGGATCGACTGGTCGCCTTTCACTCTCCGGCCTCCTCAACATCCTTGATGGAGTTGCCTCGCAAGAGGGACGTCTGCTCATCATGACAACCAACCACATCGAGAAGCTGGACAAGGCGCTGATCCGACCCGGTCGTGTGGATATGATTGTTCCCTTCTCTCTTGCCGACAAGACCATGTCCGAGTCCATCTTTCGTGCCATCTACGCTCCTTTCGAGAGCGAGTTCGCCTCAACCGAGcttgccatcaaggccaagggcggTTCTAGTACTCCTAAGCGTGCTGAGCCCTCCGAGGAGGCAAAGGAGAGATGGGCTCGACACCACGCCGAAATCTCTGAGCGCATTGAAGATTTATCCACGCACTTTTCAGCCAAGATCCCCGAGCACGAGTTCAGCCCCGCTGAGATTCAGGGACTGCTTCTTAGACACAAGCGTTCTCCTGAGGAGGCCATTGAGGCTGCTGATGCCTGGGTGATTCAGACTCGCAAGGataagaaggaaaaggagattcAGGAGGCTGAAAAACGCCGCAAGGAgcgagaggaagaggagaagaataagctcaaggctgaagaggagaagaagaagagtgaggaggctgagaaaAAGACTGAGGAGGCTTCGGATAAGAAGGAGAGCACTGAAGCTAAGAGTGCCGACAATACTCCTAAACAGTCTCCGTccgctggagaagaggctggaaaGGATGAAGTGAAGCCCGAGGCTGTAGAGACGGCAGAGGCAGCGGGAACTGCCAAGGAGGATAAGAAGAACACGACCTCGGATTCCGAGTATGAGCGTGTATGA
- a CDS encoding uncharacterized protein (EggNog:ENOG41) translates to MTKEISDMHNRISTDKAYEPAFRKLEELMEVQFHLRYGDYLALYTSHMRRAARDLRNNNDHVIRSPKSTPDESDSDPDERRPHPDELKPADDLKPAPHAMEKEAWQFFLRESWSAIYERLQDENVFNTGKECPNDPLASDVPLVRLLQVVARLINQDTLGVAKAIGAYVDRNKVAHSQLQFYIQKKDSLQIAAYFSTDLEALATPPRNCAKNVPIIKTAILFITLLFFKEFRWDDERQKVTLCIPDPAFLEDRSSTAEKARLEEYMHSSKAS, encoded by the coding sequence ATGACAAAAGAGATATCGGACATGCATAATCGAATAAGCACCGACAAAGCCTATGAACCAGCTTTTAGAAAACTGGAAGAGCTAATGGAGGTGCAATTTCATCTTCGATACGGCGATTATCTGGCTCTATACACAAGCCAcatgagaagagcagcgagagaCCTCCGAAACAACAACGACCATGTCATCAGAAGCCCCAAGTCTACTCCTGACGAGTCCGACTCTGATCCTGACGAGCGCAGGCCTCATCCGGACGAGCTCAAGCCCGCCGATGACCTTAAGCCTGCGCCTCACGCCATGGAGAAAGAAGCATGGCAATTTTTCTTGCGCGAATCATGGTCAGCGATATACGAGCGTCTACAAGATGAAAATGTATTCAACACCGGTAAGGAATGTCCAAACGACCCACTGGCAAGCGACGTGCCCCTAgtgaggctgctgcaagtggTTGCTAGGCTCATAAACCAGGACACGCTGGGTGTTGCAAAGGCCATAGGAGCGTATGTTGATCGCAACAAGGTTGCCCACAGTCAACTACAATTCTATATCCAGAAAAAGGACTCACTTCAAATTGCGGCCTATTTCAGCACGGATCTAGAAGCTCTAGCTACACCACCGAGAAACTGCGCGAAAAATGTGCCCATCATTAAAACTGCGATACTTTTTATTACTCTACTATTCTTCAAGGAATTCAGGTGGGATGATGAGCGACAAAAGGTCACCTTGTGCATACCAGATCCTGCCTTCCTGGAAGACCGATCTTCAACGGCCGAAAAAGCACGTTTAGAAGAATACATGCATTCAAGCAAAGCCTCATAG
- a CDS encoding uncharacterized protein (EggNog:ENOG41~SECRETED:SignalP(1-21)), which produces MAAKSLLMAVWLLALPLLSWAHVVIVYPGWRGDNLITNATFPYGMQWMYPCGGHPVTTNRTYWPTTGAPISFQPGWFVGHATAMLQVNLGMGTDGPDGGPLHMEHQIVPKFGILGPSNNPFPGTICLDHVTVPTDIGVKAGVNATIQIVMSAQHGAALFSCVDITFVEPGDKRIPPHNRTNCFNSSDIGYSDIHLATISTGVDLGDLGELKM; this is translated from the exons ATGGCTGCGAAAAGTCTGCTCATGGCCGTATGGCTTTTGGCTCTGCCACTTCTTTCATGGGCACATGTCGTTATCGTGTATCCCGGCTGGCGCGGCGACAATCTCATAACCAACGCGACATTCCCATACGGCATGCAGTGGATGTATCCCT GCGGTGGCCACCCCGTGACAACAAACCGCACCTACTGGCCCACGACGGGAGCCCCCATCTCGTTCCAGCCCGGCTGGTTCGTGGGCCATGCGACGGCGATGCTGCAGGTCAACCTGGGCATGGGCACCGACGGCCCCGATGGCGGACCGCTGCATATGGAGCACCAGATTGTGCCCAAGTTTGGCATTCTCGGCCCCAGCAACAACCCCTTCCCGGGCACCATCTGTTTGGACCATGTGACGGTGCCGACTGACATCGGCGTCAAGGCGGGAGTCAATGCCACGATCCAGATTGTCATGTCGGCACAGCACGGCGCCGCGCTGTTCTCG TGCGTCGACATCACCTTTGTCGAGCCGGGCGACAAACGCATCCCGCCTCACAACCGCACCAACTGCTTCAACTCTTCCGACATTGGATATTCAGACATTCATCTCGCCACCATCTCCACGGGCGTTGATCTTGGCGATCTTGGCGAGCTGAAGATGTGA
- a CDS encoding uncharacterized protein (EggNog:ENOG41~MEROPS:MER0034959~CAZy:CE10): protein MDGPPSPTVASAAIVSPSSPSHTAQLTSGLRLLLLFLSKIPLLTQVAILHVLQISEPSKYIDLKSNLVVSLIRAILTPSNPRPISSVQKFTTRNVQIKGKIWVSSYASPPPPETDIRDSLIQVVESMRDPSVKEGNVRIPPFAHIEAEWTGYRASASKREHLPKISEVAKYHEMMKETQKPTTVLYFHGGAYYLCDPATHRDTVKRLAELTKGRCYSVRYRLAPQDPFPSALLDALVSYFTLLYPPPDAFHEAVKPEHIVFAGDSAGGNLALALLQLLLQLRRTNPQIQWYGELREVPLPAGVACVSPWVDITQSTPSWQGQDPHPFDYLPKPRPEFEAKIPPCSIWPASPPRKRFYVDDDLATHPLVTLIMNRSWEGSPPMWMCTGWEVLSYEDKALAMKLAADGVPLIFEEYEAMSHCFALFLERLPASQRCLESWASFISRAVESPASIESRATTIKARTLEEVPLKFEGLLDESLEEIQAVVVSKVGEAEHPEIAAKL from the exons ATGGACGGGCCTCCGTCCCCAACTGTGGCCTCGGCTGCCATTGTGTCTCCCTCGTCACCATCTCATACTGCCCAGCTCACCTCCGGCCTCAGGCTCCTGCTTCTGTTTCTGTCAAAAATCCCCCTTTTAACTCAAGTCGCCATTCTACATGTGCTGCAGATCTCGGAGCCATCAAAATACATCGACCTGAAATCCAATTTGGTGGTATCTCTCATACGCGCTATATTGACGCCTTCAAATCCGCGGCCAATATCCTCTGTCCAGAAATTCACTACGCGCAACGTTCAGATCAAGGGCAAGATATGGGTCAGCTCATacgcctctcctcctccgcccgAGACCGACATCAGAGACTCACTGATACAAGTCGTGGAGAGCATGAGAGACCCGAGCGTGAAAGAGGGCAACGTCAGGATTCCTCCCTTTGCCCACATAGAGGCGGAATGGACAGGATACAGAGCATCAGCCTCGAAAAGAGAGCATTTGCCTAAAATCTCGGAGGTGGCCAAGTATCATGAAATGATGAAAGAAACCCAAAAACCTACAACAGTGCTCTACTTTCACGGCGGCGCATACTACCTTTGCGATCCTGCTACGCACCGTGATACGGTAAAAAGACTGGCCGAGTTGACCAAGGGAAGATGCTATTCGGTGCGATATCGACTGGCGCCCCAGGATCCCTTTCCAAGCGCGCTGCTGGATGCTCTTGTGTCCTACTTTACGCTGCTTTACCCTCCCCCGGATGCCTTTCATGAGGCTGTGAAACCAGAGCACATTGTTTTTGCGGGCGACAG CGCCGGTGGAAATCTCGCTCTTGCGCTactgcagctgcttctccagctgcgcCGCACGAACCCTCAAATTCAGTGGTACGGCGAGCTCCGCGAGGTTCCTCTTCCAGCGGGCGTTGCTTGTGTCTCCCCGTGGGTCGATATCACGCAGAGTACGCCTTCATGGCAAGGCCAGGATCCTCATCCCTTTGACTATTTGCCCAAGCCGCGACCCGAATTCGAGGCCAAGATACCTCCTTGTTCGATCTGGCCAGCAAGTCCTCCGCGGAAGCGCTTCTATGTGGACGACGATCTGGCCACGCACCCGCTGGTGACACTCATCATGAACCGCTCATGGGAAGGGTCGCCGCCCATGTGGATGTGCACGGGCTGGGAGGTGCTCTCCTACGAAGACAAGGCCTTGGCAATGAAGCTCGCCGCCGACGGCGTACCTTTGATATTTGAAGAATACGAAGCCATGTCACACTGCTTCGCGCTATTCCTGGAGCGCCTGCCTGCTTCTCAGCGCTGCCTCGAGAGCTGGGCCAGCTTTATCAGCAGGGCGGTCGAAAGTCCGGCCTCCATTGAGTCCCGCGCAACTACCATCAAAGCCCGGACGCTGGAAGAAGTTCCTTTGAAATTCGAGGGGCTTCTTGATGAGTCGCTCGAAGAGATACAAGCTGTGGTTGTAAGTAAGGTTGGCGAGGCTGAGCATCCGGAGATTGCAGCAAAGCTGTAA
- a CDS encoding uncharacterized protein (EggNog:ENOG41) — protein sequence MAFGVTTPEYPEGCAVVFGGSGGLGRASAGLMAERGSDIVVTYRSNAADAESLVEEVRKLGRKASAIACDVTDLKAVEAVFKHAVDTYKRVHTVVSAGGLTFETGPLVDFKEESFRGVIETDVYGFYNIAKAGVPILREAKGASIVALITSAVSRTVPCDALSATPKAAVSMMVRQLAYEEAAHGIRSNAVGPGVIDAGMVPKMMLTPTKALLEGATAVTPLARWGTAAEIAEAVAFLASSKASYVTGQILMVDGGLAA from the exons ATGGCTTTTGGCGTCACCACACCTGAATATCCCGAGGGCTGCGCCGTCGTCTTTGGCGGCTCAGGCGGTCTCGGACGTGCCTCGGCTGGCCTGATGGCGGAGCGTGGCTCTGATATTGTCGTCACCTACCGGTCAAACGCTGCCGATGCTGAGTCcctggtggaggaggtgcGCAAGCTTGGGCGCAAGGCGAGCGCGATAGCCTGCGATGTCACTGATCTCAAGGCGGTTGAGGCTGTCTTTAAGCATGCCGTCGACACATATAAGCGCGTTCACACAGTCGTCTCCGCCGGCGGTCTTACATTCGAGACCGGCCCGCTGGTGGACTTCAAGGAGGAGTCCTTCCGCGGCGTGATCGAGACCGACGTCTATGGTTTCTACAACATCGCAAAGGCCGGCGTGCCGATCCTGCGTGAGGCCAAGGGCGCCTCGATCGTGGCTTTGATCACAAGTGCGGTATCGAGGACTGTGCCGTGTGACGCGTTGAG TGCTACACCTAAGGCGGCTGTCAGTATGATGGTGCGCCAACTTGCCTACGAGGAGGCTGCTCACGGCATCCGGTCAAATGCTGTCGGTCCAGGAGTCATCGATGCCGGCATGGTGCCCAAGATGATGCTCACCCCGACGAAGGCCCTCCTCGAGGGCGCGACTGCGGTGACGCCGCTTGCGCGTTGGGGCACGGCTGCTGAGATTGCAGAGGCTGTTGCTTTCCTGGCCTCGTCCAAGGCGAGCTACGTCACTGGCCAGATTTTGATGGTAGATGGTGGCCTCGCGGCATGA
- a CDS encoding uncharacterized protein (EggNog:ENOG41) has translation MESTSKTIDLKIVPTETPVKTPVDQFPDQPVVESAGHCGRRSRRNACRKGKFDDLDYDNVTYEGVDRTSTAGSAARTFVSRDERTLSLVVGVVEEGIWQVKQAIACAEIPFQATMFPIPGTEWKPHASDIDVYGIEANNRPRAYMLTIILDEGFNRELLPQVGCHAEIFINIAQRPHKVLEARLSTAEIIEVARKLQDHFAVATSKADKELSKAQRKLDKLEEREADEEEIEEQRTITEAVYDSTYMEHATTSVYGYISRISAHITLRTPNTTDDVRRMIQAQLIAEELRAQPGEDEVAHMKRIRTWLGQQRNIIRPLVNQRLEEP, from the coding sequence ATGGAATCCACCAGCAAGACCATCGATCTCAAGATCGTCCCCACCGAGACCCCCGTCAAGACCCCCGTCGATCAGTTCCCTGATCAACCCGTCGTGGAGTCCGCTGGTCATTGCGGAAGACGCAGCAGACGCAATGCCTGCCGAAAAGGCAAATTCGATGACCTTGATTATGACAATGTCACCTATGAAGGCGTGGACCGAACGAGCACTGCAGGCAGCGCGGCACGAACTTTCGTCTCCCGAGATGAAAGAACCTTGTCTCTTGTTGTCGGCGTGGTCGAGGAGGGCATATGGCAAGTCAAGCAAGCCATCGCTTGCGCTGAAATTCCCTTTCAAGCAACAATGTTTCCAATCCCCGGCACCGAGTGGAAACCGCATGCGTCCGACATCGATGTTTACGGCATCGAAGCGAACAACCGGCCGCGCGCCTACATGCTCACGATTATCCTAGACGAGGGCTTTAACCGCGAACTACTCCCGCAAGTGGGATGTCACGCAGAGATCTTTATTAACATCGCGCAACGCCCACACAAAGTGCTCGAGGCACGGCTCTCAACCGCTGAAATCATTGAGGTAGCCAGGAAACTACAAGACCACTTCGCAGTAGCCACTTCCAAGGCCGACAAAGAACTCTCAAAAGCTCAAAGGAAGCTCGACAAACTCGAGGAGCGcgaagcagatgaagaagagatcgAGGAACAGAGAACCATCACCGAAGCAGTGTATGACAGTACCTACATGGAACATGCCACCACCAGTGTCTACGGTTATATCTCAAGAATATCAGCTCACATTACCCTGAGAACTCCCAATACAACAGACGATGTTCGTCGAATGATTCAGGCACAGCTCATCGCCGAAGAACTCCGCGCTCAGCcgggagaagacgaggtAGCACACATGAAGCGAATCCGGACCTGGCTAGGCCAGCAACGGAACATCATCCGCCCATTGGTAAACCAGCGCCTAGAAGAACCCTAG
- a CDS encoding uncharacterized protein (EggNog:ENOG41), producing MNNVETNSSAAEWWEYILAFNPDLITQESDLWERFPGIADGAANGRFVGQHLEAARILKKTNQGKVIIAGGPGSGKTSFGILIAQAVVEGGVVDTLPTPIPSAASLTWVELERRLNEQTNVLRKALVVWTAPQNAQVLDATIRLHKAIPGGIIIKVHTWKAEVAALLDAEVRTPKVIEPGPNATATERTIARLLNTFYTKEFNKHSPAADPYSISSQLRARAMADPEANRLMFEVWEMRVNDPVVFETNCSEITARFTRIMKDFVRSANVLVGTPVAIKILFDHLSSRSEALRPDLIINDEAGRSTEAMSLVPLAKFPETPTLWLGDGKQLGPMTPAAFDSVDKPLFQDQRGMSLLKRAQETGNADFTF from the coding sequence ATGAACAACGTGGAGACTAATTCATCTGCTGCGGAATGGTGGGAATACATTCTAGCCTTCAACCCGGACCTTATTACCCAAGAGTCAGACCTGTGGGAGAGATTCCCTGGAATCGCGGACGGCGCTGCCAATGGTCGTTTTGTTGGACAGCACCTTGAAGCAGCGCGCATCCTGAAGAAGACTAACCAGGGCAAGGTCATTATTGCGGGAGGTCCCGGCTCCGGAAAGACCTCTTTTGGAATCCTCATCGCGCAGGCCGTTGTAGAAGGGGGAGTCGTCGACACTTTACCTACCCCAATCCCATCAGCAGCAAGTTTGACATGGGTGGAGCTAGAAAGACGACTGAACGAGCAAACCAACGTTCTGCGCAAGGCCCTGGTAGTGTGGACTGCACCTCAGAACGCGCAAGTTCTTGATGCGACAATCCGCCTGCACAAGGCAATTCccggcggcatcatcatcaaagtgCACACATGGAAAGCAGAAGTCGCAGCCTTACTGGACGCAGAGGTCCGTACCCCAAAGGTCATAGAGCCAGGCCCCAACGCCACCGCTACGGAACGCACCATCGCCCGATTGTTGAACACGTTTTACACGAAGGAGTTCAATAAGCACAGCCCAGCCGCAGACCCGTACTCCATCTCGTCGCAGTTGCGAGCACGAGCGATGGCAGATCCTGAAGCAAACCGGCTGATGTTTGAGGTTTGGGAGATGAGAGTCAACGACCCGGTCGTTTTCGAAACCAATTGCTCCGAAATTACAGCCAGATTTACAAGGATCATGAAAGATTTCGTCCGTTCTGCAAACGTTCTTGTTGGTACGCCGGTCGCAATCAAGATTTTATTCGACCACCTATCAAGCAGATCAGAAGCGTTGCGCCCTGATCTTATCATCAACGACGAAGCTGGCAGGAGCACGGAAGCCATGTCCCTCGTGCCTTTGGCCAAGTTCCCGGAGACACCAACACTTTGGTTGGGAGACGGCAAACAACTCGGTCCAATGACCCCGGCCGCATTCGACTCAGTGGACAAACCGCTATTCCAGGACCAACGTGGCATGAGCCTCCTCAAGAGAGCTCAGGAGACGGGCAACGCCGATTTCACCTTCTAA